The Candidatus Methanomethylicota archaeon genome contains the following window.
CAAATATCATGGGAACACAAAATATTGTTGATCTTGCTAAAAAATATGGTGTATCCAAATTAATAAATATAAGCACGGATAAATCTGTCAATCCATACAATGTTATGGGAGCTTCAAAATTCATAAGCGAAAGGATAGTTCTAAACGCGAATTACACGTCTGTTAGACTTGGTAATGTAGCTAATACTAGAGGGTCTGTCATTCCAGTTCTTATTGAAGAAATGATCAAGAGAAAACAGATTACTATTACGGATCCAAATGTCACTAGGTTTTTAATAAGGACGTCAGATGCTGTGAAGTTTATTCTTAAGGCCACATATTACGCGGAAGGAGGCGACATTTTTGTGCCAAAAATGAAAGCGTTTAAATTATCAGACTTAGTCGAAATTCTGATAAAATATATTGCACCCAAACTCAATATTCCTCCCGAGGAAATTAAAATTAACACGATTGGCCCAGCTCGCGGCGAAAAACTTCATGAAGATATAATCCACGAACTAGAGATTCCTTATGTACACCTAATCGAAGATTTCTATGTAATAAAACCAAAAATTAATTTATATATCAAAAATCATATGACCCCTCTG
Protein-coding sequences here:
- a CDS encoding polysaccharide biosynthesis protein encodes the protein MKNIEKFFRGKRILVTGGTGSIGGLIVKELLKLDIEEVYVLSRDEIKHFLMKKIINDKRLKSIIGDVRDFRSLEKTFENNYFDIVYHAAAMKHVVLCEEFPIEAVKTNIMGTQNIVDLAKKYGVSKLINISTDKSVNPYNVMGASKFISERIVLNANYTSVRLGNVANTRGSVIPVLIEEMIKRKQITITDPNVTRFLIRTSDAVKFILKATYYAEGGDIFVPKMKAFKLSDLVEILIKYIAPKLNIPPEEIKINTIGPARGEKLHEDIIHELEIPYVHLIEDFYVIKPKINLYIKNHMTPLVISSRNAEIMSKEELINIVEEYLDNFYRLSAKNV